The following coding sequences are from one Sciurus carolinensis chromosome 11, mSciCar1.2, whole genome shotgun sequence window:
- the LOC124959040 gene encoding olfactory receptor 5B2-like has translation MAYVENNTKVNEFRLLGLTDTPELQVPLFIMFTLVYLITVIGNLGMILLILLDSRLHTPMYFFLSNLSLVDCVYSSAVTPKVMAGLLTGDEVISYGGCAAQMFFFVAFASVDCFLLAVMASDRHAAVCKPLHYTTTMTRSACVRMAVACYVWGFVESTIHTGFTFSLSFCRSHLVHHFFCDIPAVLALSCSDIYTNEIVLFILAAFNVFFALTVILTSYLFIFIVILRMGSAEGQKKAFSTCASHLTAVTIFYGTVIFMYLQPSASHSMDNDQMASVFYTIIVPMLNPIVYSLRNKEVHNAFKKVIEKMRTLFCTSF, from the coding sequence ATGGCATACGTGGAGAACAATACTAAGGTGAATGAGTTTAGACTTTTGGGATTGACCGACACCCCAGAGCTGCAAGTTCCGCTCTTCATAATGTTCACCCTCGTCTACCTCATCACCGTCATTGGGAACCTGGGGATGATCCTATTGATCCTGCTGGACTCCCgtctccacacccccatgtacttcttcctcagtaACCTCTCCCTGGTGGACTGTGTTTACTCCTCAGCCGTGACCCCCAAGGTGATGGCTGGGCTCCTCACAGGTGATGAAGTCATCTCCTATGGTGGGTGTGCTGCTCAAATGTTCTTCTTCGTGGCCTTTGCCAGTGTCGACTGCTTCCTACTTGCTGTCATGGCCTCCGACCGTCACGCAGCGGTGTGTAAGCCCTTGCAttacaccaccaccatgaccaggaGCGCGTGTGTCCGCATGGCGGTGGCCTGCTACGTCTGGGGCTTTGTCGAATCTACCATCCACACCGGGTtcaccttctccctctccttctgccGTTCTCACCTGGTCCACCACTTTTTCTGTGATATCCCCGCAGTCCTGGCCCTCTCCTGCTCTGATATCTACACGAATGAGATTGTGCTTTTCATCTTAGCAGCATTCAATGTCTTTTTTGCCCTGACAGTTATCTTGACTTCCTACCTGTTCATTTTCATTGTTATCCTGAGGATGGGCTCCGCCGAGGGACAGAagaaagccttctccacctgtgcatcTCACCTCACGGCTGTGACCATATTCTACGGAACTGTCATCTTTATGTACCTACAGCCCAGTGCTAGTCATTCCATGGACAATGACCAAATGGCCTCTGTCTTCTATACCATAATAGTTCCCATGTTGAATCCAATTGTCTATAGCTTAAGGAACAAAGAGGTTCATAATGCTTTCAAGAAAGTCATTGAGAAGATGAGGACTCTTTTCTGCACATCATTTTAA